The proteins below come from a single Agrobacterium vitis genomic window:
- a CDS encoding flagellar biosynthetic protein FliO, whose product MTTDTRTETATMMDDILNAYGSRFLIAAGGVFLALAVLVVILWILKNRAPSPFVRGGRNRQPRLQVLDAAAVDARRRLVLIRRDNIEHLILIGGPTDIVVESGIGEPKAYLAGELAANEALARNQELLKAQELAALASRQAKQTEPATQAALQTPPSRLETQPTRQEPRPQPVSAQPQKPVARPVAAAPTQETLSTAVQAMPAPPAPQPAGQKPVQAPAALKPTPEDNIQRPQSVERPPQPAPPQITPEQAQTPQAQSTKAPVTQAAAQAENRQAAPEPVSTVAAPEIPMASNVRAEPRSTETINAEPVTGVSSPRHSAAPVISPPSSAGRNEAPADTAPDVEPPMMPSKPADVSMPVSEPRVAPATTSPQEASVLLDAARERVLKARVEPFSADRYKRPTPPDEIDLSPEPNAEKTPQEDSGPDLDTLKSEFEKILDGEILTQPAARPKPTVEPPVARAIAPLRMPPGANPQATVTSDPAPKDGNLQDEIARIFGEMGAPRKN is encoded by the coding sequence ATGACCACCGATACTCGGACGGAGACAGCCACCATGATGGACGATATTCTCAACGCCTATGGCAGCCGCTTCCTGATCGCCGCCGGTGGGGTGTTTCTCGCCCTCGCCGTGCTGGTCGTGATATTGTGGATCCTGAAAAACCGGGCGCCGTCGCCCTTCGTGCGTGGTGGGCGCAATCGCCAACCACGCTTGCAGGTGCTGGATGCCGCCGCCGTGGATGCTCGCCGCCGACTGGTGTTGATTCGCCGCGACAATATCGAGCATCTCATCCTGATCGGCGGCCCGACTGATATCGTGGTCGAAAGCGGCATTGGCGAGCCTAAGGCCTATCTGGCCGGGGAGCTTGCCGCCAATGAGGCACTTGCCAGGAACCAGGAGCTCCTCAAGGCTCAGGAATTGGCTGCTCTTGCCTCCCGCCAAGCCAAGCAAACCGAACCGGCGACGCAAGCCGCGTTGCAGACACCGCCCTCACGACTGGAAACCCAACCGACACGGCAGGAGCCGCGTCCGCAACCAGTCTCTGCACAGCCTCAGAAGCCAGTTGCGAGACCGGTTGCGGCGGCTCCGACTCAGGAGACCCTATCCACAGCCGTCCAGGCAATGCCCGCACCGCCTGCCCCGCAGCCTGCTGGGCAAAAACCTGTGCAGGCCCCCGCCGCGCTAAAGCCCACACCTGAAGACAATATCCAGCGTCCACAGAGCGTTGAACGCCCGCCGCAACCCGCCCCCCCCCAGATTACGCCAGAGCAGGCTCAAACACCGCAGGCTCAATCAACAAAGGCTCCAGTCACTCAGGCGGCAGCGCAGGCCGAGAACCGGCAAGCAGCCCCGGAACCTGTGTCTACGGTGGCAGCCCCGGAAATTCCGATGGCGTCAAATGTCAGAGCCGAGCCGCGGTCAACCGAGACCATCAACGCCGAGCCTGTGACCGGTGTTTCGTCGCCGCGACATTCTGCGGCGCCGGTTATCAGCCCGCCATCGAGCGCTGGTCGCAACGAGGCACCAGCTGACACCGCACCGGACGTTGAGCCGCCCATGATGCCGAGCAAGCCCGCCGACGTGTCGATGCCAGTTTCCGAGCCTCGGGTTGCTCCCGCGACGACATCCCCTCAGGAGGCCAGCGTGTTGCTGGATGCTGCGCGCGAACGGGTATTGAAAGCACGGGTCGAACCTTTTTCCGCAGATCGCTACAAGAGGCCGACCCCGCCCGACGAGATCGACCTGTCACCTGAGCCTAATGCCGAGAAAACCCCGCAGGAAGATTCCGGGCCGGACCTCGACACTCTGAAAAGTGAATTTGAAAAGATCCTCGACGGCGAAATTCTGACCCAGCCAGCGGCGCGTCCAAAACCAACCGTTGAACCACCGGTTGCCCGCGCCATTGCGCCTCTCAGAATGCCGCCCGGTGCCAATCCTCAAGCCACAGTGACATCCGACCCCGCACCGAAGGACGGCAATTTGCAGGACGAAATCGCCCGGATTTTCGGTGAAATGGGCGCTCCGCGCAAGAATTAG
- a CDS encoding TetR/AcrR family transcriptional regulator, with amino-acid sequence MRADAQRNREKLVEVAALAFAEKGVETSLEDIARQAGVGIGTLYRHFQTREHLVEAVYRRELSSLAEAATELATTLPADIALEEWMRRFVGYIATKRGMANSLKILMNSNSSLFAEGSGLIRDAVARLMTKAQEQQLIRDDIGEADLLHALSSIYSMPDTPEWRDRSHRLIGLLMDGLRHKSPSKS; translated from the coding sequence ATGCGTGCGGATGCCCAGCGAAACCGGGAGAAATTAGTCGAGGTGGCCGCCCTCGCCTTTGCTGAAAAAGGCGTTGAAACCTCGCTTGAGGATATCGCCCGGCAGGCAGGTGTCGGCATCGGCACGCTGTACCGCCATTTTCAAACGCGCGAACATCTCGTTGAGGCGGTTTACCGGCGCGAATTGTCAAGCCTGGCAGAAGCAGCGACGGAGCTTGCGACCACGCTGCCCGCCGATATCGCGCTGGAGGAATGGATGCGGCGCTTCGTGGGCTATATCGCCACCAAACGCGGCATGGCCAATAGTTTGAAAATTCTTATGAACTCCAATTCCAGCCTGTTTGCGGAGGGGTCTGGCCTAATCCGCGATGCGGTAGCCCGGCTGATGACAAAGGCGCAGGAACAGCAGCTTATCCGCGACGATATTGGCGAGGCTGACCTGCTGCACGCTTTGTCCAGTATCTATTCCATGCCCGACACCCCGGAATGGCGCGACCGTTCACATCGGCTGATCGGATTGCTGATGGATGGATTGCGCCACAAAAGCCCATCCAAAAGCTGA
- a CDS encoding XdhC family protein — protein sequence MNNTSQTAFRTLVPERAFSTDSAADILRFAMDCLDGGAGVALATLIEIRGGSARALGAHMAIRDDGRYCGFVSGGCVEAAVASEAVDAIGEGADRHVLFGEGSPFFDIVLPCGGGITIAIHVLRHSAPIRTVLDGLENRSPAGLRYEPSKQALTAVEAPQRAGWQCENFVTVYRPKARVFLSGRSIEVDTTARIAEAAGYEVYRHDNANLEPDVSRIDADTAVALLHHDIDLEIPVLQAALGAEPFYLGALGSARTHARRMERLRDLGYSETDLARIKSPIGIFNRARDAQSLALSVLADLAATRVARFG from the coding sequence ATGAACAATACATCCCAAACAGCCTTCAGGACCTTGGTACCTGAAAGGGCATTTTCGACCGATAGTGCCGCGGATATATTACGGTTCGCGATGGACTGTCTCGACGGCGGGGCAGGCGTCGCACTCGCCACTCTTATAGAGATCCGGGGTGGATCCGCGCGTGCACTCGGCGCGCATATGGCGATCCGCGACGATGGCCGTTATTGCGGTTTCGTCTCCGGTGGCTGCGTCGAGGCAGCGGTGGCCAGTGAAGCGGTGGATGCTATTGGCGAAGGTGCGGATCGCCACGTATTGTTTGGCGAAGGATCGCCGTTTTTCGATATCGTGCTGCCCTGTGGCGGCGGCATCACCATCGCTATCCACGTTCTTCGCCACAGCGCGCCGATCCGCACCGTGCTTGATGGCCTTGAAAACAGGTCTCCAGCTGGTCTGCGCTACGAACCGTCGAAACAGGCCTTAACAGCAGTCGAAGCGCCGCAACGCGCCGGTTGGCAATGCGAAAATTTCGTCACGGTCTACCGCCCAAAGGCGCGGGTTTTTCTGTCTGGCCGATCTATCGAAGTCGATACGACAGCCAGGATCGCCGAGGCTGCGGGCTATGAAGTTTATCGTCACGATAACGCCAACCTTGAGCCGGATGTCAGCCGGATTGATGCAGATACGGCAGTGGCGCTTCTGCACCACGATATCGATTTGGAAATACCGGTTCTTCAGGCAGCACTTGGCGCTGAGCCTTTCTATCTCGGCGCGCTCGGCAGCGCCAGAACCCATGCACGGCGGATGGAACGGCTGCGAGACCTCGGATACAGTGAAACCGACTTAGCCCGCATCAAATCACCCATCGGCATCTTCAATAGAGCTCGAGATGCCCAGTCCTTGGCATTGTCGGTGCTGGCTGATCTTGCCGCCACACGAGTTGCCCGGTTCGGGTAA
- the cckA gene encoding cell cycle histidine kinase CckA: MTNQQQTDESVGPLVDRRPSSGAAFRIVILAFVLLAAAAAFVVFKNSLDNQIVLGVLGVLAIVGIFFLVSAIIGFIEVMPQTPSDGLGRAFLDSQSEGTLVTDPRGHIIYANAAYGRMTGVRRATDVQTLEALLSRHREAGEALYRLINGLREDRDGQEEFRLLKPLGPFSDNGSGAHWYRLRARRLVEKGPHKGLQIWQIADITADRDDQERFFKELQNAIDYLDHAPAGFFSAGRKGEIFYLNATLSEWLGIDLTQFSPGAIYLKDLVAGEGMALIQSVQAEPGLSKTATLDLDLRRADGRSFPARLVHRVRSARDGAPGESRTIVLARQEVIAGDRSDSSASMRFTRFFNNTPMAIASVDGQGRILRTNAPFLKFFSDVVSRDDIDRKIRLDAVLHDNERPVFAEALSQARDRQVDIAPIDSRHPLDDMRHFRFYVNAVIDQSDEAPEEAAIVYAVDVTDQKALETQMAQTQKMNAVGTLAGGIAHDFNNVLTAILLSSDHLLLQARPSDSSFADLMEIKRNANRAAVLVRQLLAFSRKQTMRPTVLNLTDVIGDLRMLVDRLISGTNVKLHVDYGRDLWPVKADLSQFEQVLINLCVNARDAMPQGGNITISTRNVTGVEAAAYNHRGLPHEDFVLIEVADRGTGIAPEILDKIFEPFFTTKDVGKGTGLGLAMVYGIVKQSGGYIYLESEVGEGTTFRIFLPRHIVEPVVIDATLAPGAQAQQGNGRVLAASESENSKEPDDLTGKSAVVLLVEDEDAVRRGGKRMLETRGYTVHEACSGVEALEIMEELEGKVDIVVSDVVMPEMDGPSLLKELRKTYPDMKFIFVSGYAEDAFARNLPADAKFGFLPKPFSLKQLAIAVREMLDA, translated from the coding sequence ATGACAAACCAGCAGCAGACAGACGAAAGCGTAGGCCCGCTGGTGGATCGCAGGCCGAGTAGCGGGGCCGCGTTTCGCATCGTCATCCTGGCCTTTGTTCTGCTGGCTGCCGCCGCCGCCTTCGTGGTCTTCAAAAACTCGCTGGATAACCAGATCGTGCTGGGGGTGCTCGGCGTCCTGGCCATTGTTGGTATTTTCTTCCTCGTCTCGGCGATCATCGGTTTTATCGAAGTCATGCCGCAGACGCCCTCGGACGGTCTGGGCCGCGCCTTCCTCGACAGCCAGAGTGAGGGAACGCTGGTCACCGATCCGCGTGGGCACATTATCTATGCCAATGCCGCCTATGGCCGGATGACCGGCGTACGCAGGGCAACAGATGTACAGACGCTGGAAGCGCTGTTGTCTCGCCATCGCGAGGCTGGTGAAGCACTTTACCGGCTGATCAACGGCTTGCGCGAGGACCGGGACGGGCAGGAGGAATTTCGGCTGCTGAAGCCGCTCGGACCGTTTTCAGACAATGGTTCCGGCGCGCATTGGTACCGGTTGCGGGCTCGCCGTCTGGTGGAAAAGGGGCCGCATAAAGGCCTTCAGATCTGGCAGATTGCCGATATCACCGCCGACCGTGACGACCAGGAGCGGTTTTTCAAGGAATTACAGAACGCGATCGATTACCTCGATCATGCGCCAGCCGGCTTCTTTTCGGCTGGCCGCAAGGGCGAGATCTTCTATCTGAACGCCACCCTGTCGGAATGGCTCGGCATCGATCTCACGCAATTTTCGCCAGGCGCCATCTACCTCAAGGACCTGGTTGCGGGCGAGGGCATGGCGCTTATCCAGTCGGTACAGGCCGAACCAGGCCTGTCGAAGACCGCGACTCTCGATCTCGACCTGCGCCGGGCTGATGGCCGCAGTTTTCCCGCCCGCCTTGTCCATAGGGTTCGTTCGGCCCGCGATGGCGCGCCGGGGGAGAGTCGGACGATCGTGCTGGCCCGTCAGGAAGTCATTGCTGGTGACCGTTCGGATTCCTCGGCCTCCATGCGCTTTACCCGGTTTTTCAACAATACGCCGATGGCAATTGCCTCGGTGGACGGGCAGGGGCGCATCCTGCGCACCAATGCGCCTTTCCTGAAATTCTTTTCCGATGTCGTTTCCCGTGATGATATCGACCGCAAGATCCGGCTGGATGCCGTCCTGCATGATAATGAGCGTCCGGTTTTCGCCGAGGCGCTGTCGCAGGCGCGCGACCGGCAGGTAGACATTGCACCAATTGATTCGCGCCATCCGCTGGATGACATGCGTCATTTCCGGTTCTACGTGAACGCGGTCATCGACCAGAGTGACGAGGCGCCTGAAGAGGCGGCCATCGTTTACGCGGTTGACGTCACGGACCAGAAGGCGCTGGAAACCCAGATGGCCCAGACGCAGAAGATGAATGCTGTCGGCACGCTGGCCGGGGGCATCGCCCATGACTTCAACAATGTTCTGACCGCCATTCTTCTGTCCTCCGACCATCTCCTGCTTCAGGCGCGACCTTCGGATTCGAGTTTTGCCGATCTGATGGAAATCAAGCGCAATGCCAATCGCGCCGCCGTTCTAGTGCGACAATTGCTGGCCTTTTCTCGCAAGCAGACCATGCGCCCGACGGTGCTGAACCTGACCGATGTGATCGGCGACCTGCGCATGCTGGTCGACCGGCTGATCTCAGGCACCAATGTCAAGCTGCATGTGGATTACGGACGGGATCTTTGGCCGGTCAAGGCGGATCTCTCTCAATTCGAACAGGTGCTGATCAATCTCTGCGTCAATGCTCGCGATGCCATGCCGCAAGGCGGCAATATTACCATCAGCACTCGCAATGTCACCGGTGTCGAAGCGGCCGCCTATAATCACCGCGGCCTGCCGCATGAGGATTTTGTGTTGATCGAAGTGGCCGACAGGGGCACCGGCATCGCGCCTGAGATCCTCGACAAGATCTTCGAGCCGTTCTTTACCACCAAGGATGTCGGCAAAGGGACCGGGCTTGGACTTGCCATGGTTTATGGCATCGTCAAACAGTCCGGCGGCTATATCTATCTGGAATCGGAGGTTGGCGAAGGCACGACATTCCGGATTTTCCTGCCGCGCCATATTGTCGAGCCAGTGGTGATCGATGCGACCCTTGCACCTGGCGCGCAAGCCCAGCAGGGCAATGGCCGGGTTCTGGCTGCGTCCGAGTCCGAAAACTCCAAGGAGCCAGACGACCTGACAGGCAAATCCGCCGTGGTTCTGCTGGTGGAGGACGAGGACGCCGTGCGGCGCGGCGGCAAACGCATGCTGGAAACCAGGGGCTATACGGTCCACGAGGCCTGTTCCGGCGTCGAGGCGCTGGAAATCATGGAGGAACTGGAAGGCAAGGTCGATATTGTCGTTTCCGACGTGGTGATGCCGGAAATGGATGGCCCGTCGCTGTTGAAGGAATTGCGCAAGACCTATCCGGATATGAAATTCATCTTCGTTTCTGGCTATGCCGAGGATGCATTTGCGCGAAACCTGCCTGCGGATGCCAAGTTCGGATTCCTGCCGAAGCCCTTCTCCCTCAAGCAATTGGCCATCGCCGTTCGCGAAATGCTGGATGCCTGA
- the dksA gene encoding RNA polymerase-binding protein DksA: MSEKINLSDYVLSDDDEFMNANQRAYFRAKLIAWKNDILREARETLGHLAEESANHPDLADRASSETDRAIELRARDRQRKLISKIDAALQRIDDGTYGYCEETGEPIGLKRLDARPIATLSIEAQERHERREKVYRDE, encoded by the coding sequence AGAAGATCAATCTTAGCGACTATGTGCTCTCGGATGACGACGAGTTCATGAACGCGAACCAGCGAGCTTATTTTCGCGCCAAGTTGATTGCTTGGAAAAATGACATTCTGCGGGAGGCAAGGGAAACCCTCGGCCATCTCGCGGAAGAGAGTGCCAATCACCCTGACCTGGCGGACCGGGCGTCTTCGGAAACCGACCGCGCAATCGAGCTTCGGGCGCGTGACCGGCAGCGCAAGCTGATCTCCAAGATCGATGCTGCATTGCAACGGATCGACGATGGCACCTACGGCTATTGCGAGGAAACCGGCGAGCCAATCGGCTTGAAGCGCCTCGACGCCCGCCCGATCGCGACCCTGTCGATCGAAGCGCAGGAACGCCACGAGCGACGCGAAAAAGTCTATCGCGACGAATAG
- a CDS encoding xanthine dehydrogenase family protein molybdopterin-binding subunit, with amino-acid sequence MTIVTARKHGDAADGAVGGRLSRFEGQRKITGAATYALEYPVENPAHAVLVQSTIASGRVVSVDTSAANAAPGVLMVLTPQDDLGLITASDWYGNRPDNQPYYPLSNIVTFNGQSIAAVIAESREQAAEAAKLVHVVYEKSIVINGLDDPNAGSGKLMDNLNVSWGDAEAALAASAVRIEAEYRTPREYHVAMEPHGLTAQWDEDQLTLWEPSQWTHGMARSYAEWFGLPLENVRIVSPFIGGGFGSKAGALAYGAVAAAAAKKLGRPVKLAVTRPQNFTSYGGRAATRQTIALGATQDGILQAILHRGASETSTYMDYPEQTGAATPILYKVENFSSEHRVVPVNTVTPGALRGPGKNPSAFGIECAMDELAAAIGMDPLEIRLKNYADRDYQSGKPWSTRQLREALTQGAEAFGWSRRSAQPRTMRDGRQLIGWGIGCGTFPVIRAPSEAMIRILASGRVEVVSGAIDMGQGTYTILAQTASEALGVPVEQIDVVLGDSRLPGSAIAGGSMLAGSITGAVHKAALAARDEILALALNDANSPFRETGANILTLSDGRIAMSRGEGPSITLPELMTALNRDEIEVRRNTLPDDAQSAADHKGAWTSMARVQGPTMGDTSMHSWCAHFVEVRVDEDFGTVRVSRMVSAFDCGRLYNPKMVESQWRGGIIMGIGQALLEEGLVDSRNGRVVNNNMADYLVPTNADIPDIRVISVGIPDYEASALGGKGVGEVGIVGVAPAIANAVFHATGKRVRDLPITLEKLI; translated from the coding sequence ATGACGATAGTGACAGCACGCAAGCACGGCGATGCCGCCGATGGTGCGGTCGGTGGCCGTCTTTCACGGTTCGAAGGACAGAGAAAAATCACTGGGGCTGCCACCTATGCGCTGGAATATCCGGTGGAAAACCCTGCCCATGCGGTGCTGGTGCAGAGCACGATCGCGTCCGGTCGGGTGGTGTCTGTTGATACATCCGCAGCGAACGCTGCACCGGGCGTATTGATGGTGCTGACGCCGCAGGATGATCTCGGTCTGATCACTGCCTCCGATTGGTACGGAAATCGGCCCGATAACCAGCCCTATTATCCCTTGTCGAATATAGTAACCTTCAATGGTCAATCGATTGCAGCGGTCATCGCCGAAAGCCGGGAGCAGGCAGCCGAAGCAGCCAAGCTGGTTCATGTGGTGTATGAAAAATCCATTGTAATCAATGGACTAGACGATCCAAATGCTGGTTCAGGCAAGCTGATGGATAATCTGAATGTTTCGTGGGGTGATGCCGAGGCGGCGCTGGCAGCGTCCGCAGTGCGCATCGAGGCTGAATATCGGACACCGCGCGAATACCATGTCGCTATGGAACCCCATGGCCTGACCGCCCAATGGGACGAGGACCAGTTGACGCTGTGGGAGCCGAGCCAATGGACCCACGGTATGGCACGCAGCTACGCTGAATGGTTCGGCCTGCCGCTGGAGAATGTCCGTATCGTTTCACCATTCATTGGCGGCGGTTTCGGCTCCAAGGCCGGGGCGCTGGCCTATGGCGCGGTGGCAGCAGCCGCAGCGAAAAAGCTGGGCCGTCCCGTCAAACTGGCCGTCACCCGGCCCCAGAATTTCACCAGTTACGGCGGACGTGCCGCGACGCGCCAAACCATCGCCTTGGGCGCAACCCAGGACGGGATTTTACAGGCAATCCTTCATCGCGGTGCCAGTGAGACATCCACCTACATGGACTATCCTGAGCAGACCGGCGCTGCGACACCGATTCTTTACAAGGTGGAGAATTTCAGTTCCGAGCATCGCGTCGTGCCGGTTAATACAGTGACACCAGGCGCTTTGCGAGGGCCGGGCAAAAATCCCAGCGCCTTCGGCATTGAATGCGCCATGGACGAACTGGCCGCTGCCATCGGTATGGACCCCCTGGAAATCCGCCTGAAAAACTATGCCGACCGCGATTATCAATCGGGCAAGCCGTGGTCCACGCGCCAATTGCGCGAGGCCCTCACCCAGGGTGCCGAGGCTTTTGGCTGGTCACGGCGCAGTGCTCAACCCCGGACCATGCGCGACGGACGCCAACTGATCGGCTGGGGTATCGGCTGCGGCACGTTTCCAGTCATCCGCGCGCCAAGCGAAGCGATGATACGCATTCTGGCGAGCGGGCGGGTTGAGGTGGTCAGCGGCGCCATAGACATGGGGCAGGGTACCTATACAATCCTTGCGCAGACTGCTTCCGAAGCGCTTGGCGTGCCTGTCGAGCAGATTGACGTTGTGCTTGGCGATTCCAGGCTGCCGGGATCGGCTATTGCCGGTGGGTCGATGTTGGCCGGGTCGATCACTGGCGCTGTCCACAAGGCAGCATTGGCCGCCCGTGACGAAATACTGGCGCTAGCCCTTAACGACGCCAATTCGCCATTCCGCGAGACCGGCGCCAATATTTTGACATTGAGCGATGGCCGGATTGCCATGTCACGCGGCGAGGGGCCTTCGATCACCTTGCCCGAGCTGATGACAGCCCTGAACCGCGATGAGATTGAAGTGCGGCGCAATACGTTGCCCGATGATGCCCAAAGCGCCGCCGACCACAAGGGCGCCTGGACCAGCATGGCAAGAGTGCAAGGCCCGACCATGGGCGACACGTCCATGCACAGCTGGTGCGCTCACTTCGTCGAAGTTCGGGTCGATGAGGATTTCGGTACGGTCCGGGTCTCGCGCATGGTTTCCGCCTTCGATTGCGGACGGCTTTACAATCCGAAAATGGTGGAAAGCCAATGGCGCGGTGGCATCATCATGGGTATCGGCCAGGCTTTGCTGGAGGAGGGGCTGGTGGATAGCCGCAATGGGCGCGTCGTCAACAATAATATGGCGGATTATCTCGTGCCGACCAATGCTGACATTCCCGATATCCGGGTTATTTCAGTGGGCATACCTGACTACGAAGCCTCTGCGCTCGGCGGCAAAGGGGTCGGCGAAGTCGGGATTGTTGGTGTCGCGCCCGCTATCGCCAATGCTGTCTTCCATGCCACCGGCAAGCGTGTCCGCGATCTGCCGATCACTCTGGAAAAGCTCATCTGA
- a CDS encoding FAD binding domain-containing protein, with protein MKSFSYSRASSIQAAREATHQPETALLAGGTSLLDLAKSGVAEPDNVLDISHLAGLGTITVNETGATIGTLARMSTVADHPAIKTRYPAVAQSLSLAASPQLRNMATVGGNLMQRTRCSYFRDPGTFAACNKRAPGSGCSAIGGVTRNHAVLGTSDLCIASYPGDLAVALTAFGATVDLGERQIAIDDFFLPYGDAPHLETLLKPGEMILSITIPTSAAAENSTYLKIRDRQSYEFAAASAAVGLELEEDGRTIRDIRIALGGVASKPWRVRDVEQALIGKLLEPQTVEQASRLSMEGAVSQGDNHYKIQLAPRVIARAVLTLGGLA; from the coding sequence ATGAAGAGCTTTTCCTATAGTCGAGCATCGTCCATACAAGCAGCTCGGGAGGCAACGCACCAACCAGAAACAGCGCTGCTGGCCGGTGGTACGAGCTTGCTTGACCTTGCCAAATCCGGTGTTGCGGAGCCGGATAATGTCCTCGATATCAGCCATCTGGCCGGACTTGGCACCATTACCGTGAACGAAACTGGAGCCACCATTGGCACCTTGGCCAGAATGTCCACCGTGGCCGATCACCCTGCCATAAAGACGCGCTATCCGGCTGTTGCGCAATCGCTGTCTCTGGCGGCGTCGCCCCAACTGCGCAACATGGCGACGGTTGGTGGCAATCTCATGCAACGCACCCGCTGTTCCTACTTTCGTGATCCAGGCACATTTGCAGCCTGCAACAAGCGCGCACCGGGTTCCGGCTGTTCAGCCATCGGCGGCGTGACCCGTAACCATGCTGTGCTTGGCACCAGCGATCTCTGCATTGCCAGCTACCCCGGCGATCTTGCTGTGGCGCTGACCGCCTTTGGTGCAACGGTGGATTTGGGGGAGCGGCAGATCGCTATCGACGACTTCTTTTTGCCCTATGGCGATGCCCCGCATCTCGAAACCCTGTTGAAGCCAGGGGAAATGATCCTCTCCATCACCATTCCGACATCCGCTGCGGCTGAAAATTCCACTTATCTGAAGATCCGCGACCGTCAGTCCTACGAATTCGCCGCAGCCAGCGCTGCCGTTGGTCTTGAGCTGGAAGAGGATGGCCGCACGATCCGGGATATTCGCATTGCGCTTGGTGGCGTGGCCAGCAAGCCTTGGCGGGTCCGCGACGTTGAGCAGGCGCTGATCGGCAAGCTGCTGGAGCCGCAAACCGTCGAGCAGGCCAGCCGGCTTTCGATGGAAGGTGCGGTGTCGCAGGGCGATAATCACTACAAGATCCAATTGGCGCCGCGCGTTATCGCCCGCGCCGTCCTCACTCTGGGAGGTCTCGCATGA
- a CDS encoding DUF3313 domain-containing protein, producing MTYMLACALARREAKPASRLGFSVVLPLAVALGLSGCGSVPLTQSGSLKSYDKLGPVEGKLSKSRVFLDERSLLTARSIAISPTKLSPQARAKLHEQGSDRLVSNALDRALCIDLSDRFLVVRPGEPADLTVQAEITDIVPTGKVAAGVSKVTTLGTSAVLPVGIPRLPIGLGGLAVEAEALTPQGTQVAAIVWSRGANSITNGPRVSEVGDAYGLASAFAGQFSQMLQKGQKPSGINLSLPSGQKLKSGLGGAPKNAACEAFGRAPGIGGMVGTMVGAPPSWSDKAGKQ from the coding sequence ATGACATATATGCTTGCCTGCGCCCTTGCCCGTCGCGAGGCTAAACCTGCAAGTCGCCTGGGCTTTTCAGTGGTTTTACCTTTGGCCGTGGCTCTTGGTCTTTCCGGCTGCGGATCAGTTCCATTGACGCAATCGGGCTCGCTCAAGTCCTATGACAAGCTGGGCCCGGTCGAGGGCAAGCTCAGCAAATCGCGGGTGTTTCTGGATGAACGGAGCCTTTTGACGGCCCGCTCAATCGCCATTTCACCGACGAAATTATCGCCGCAGGCGCGCGCGAAGCTCCATGAGCAAGGCAGCGACCGGCTGGTTTCCAACGCGCTGGATCGGGCATTGTGCATTGATCTCAGCGACAGGTTTCTTGTGGTTCGCCCCGGCGAACCTGCCGATTTGACCGTGCAAGCGGAGATTACCGACATTGTTCCGACCGGCAAGGTTGCCGCTGGTGTTTCCAAGGTGACAACGCTTGGAACATCCGCCGTCCTGCCGGTCGGTATTCCCCGTCTTCCGATCGGTCTCGGCGGCCTTGCGGTGGAAGCCGAAGCGCTTACCCCGCAGGGAACACAAGTCGCGGCAATCGTCTGGTCCAGGGGTGCAAACTCGATAACCAATGGTCCCCGCGTTTCCGAAGTCGGCGATGCCTATGGTCTGGCCTCAGCCTTTGCCGGCCAGTTTTCGCAGATGCTGCAAAAAGGCCAGAAACCTTCCGGCATCAATCTATCCTTGCCATCAGGGCAAAAGCTGAAATCGGGACTGGGCGGCGCACCCAAGAATGCCGCCTGCGAAGCCTTCGGCCGCGCACCGGGCATTGGCGGAATGGTTGGAACCATGGTCGGCGCGCCGCCATCCTGGTCGGACAAAGCCGGCAAGCAGTAA
- a CDS encoding (2Fe-2S)-binding protein, protein MSGTLHLSLTINGAVHECDVEPRVTLLDALREHLSMTGTKKGCDQGQCGACTCHVDGKRVLSCMMLAAQAEGHAITTIEGIASPNGELHPVQTAFLEQDAFQCGYCTPGQIMSAVACIHEGHAGSDVEIREYMSGNLCRCGAYNSIVAAVRDAAEAA, encoded by the coding sequence ATGTCAGGAACACTTCATCTCAGCTTGACCATCAATGGCGCTGTTCACGAATGTGACGTCGAGCCGCGCGTGACCTTGCTTGACGCGCTTCGCGAGCATTTGTCGATGACCGGCACCAAGAAGGGCTGCGACCAGGGGCAGTGCGGCGCCTGCACCTGCCATGTCGATGGCAAGCGGGTCCTGTCCTGCATGATGCTGGCAGCACAAGCGGAAGGCCATGCGATCACCACGATAGAAGGCATTGCATCGCCAAATGGCGAATTGCATCCGGTTCAAACAGCTTTTCTGGAACAGGATGCCTTTCAATGCGGTTATTGTACACCCGGCCAGATCATGTCGGCTGTGGCGTGCATCCACGAGGGTCATGCGGGATCGGATGTGGAAATCCGCGAATATATGTCTGGAAACCTCTGTCGATGCGGGGCCTATAACAGCATCGTGGCGGCGGTGCGTGACGCGGCGGAGGCCGCATGA